The following are from one region of the Ischnura elegans chromosome 12, ioIscEleg1.1, whole genome shotgun sequence genome:
- the LOC124168937 gene encoding uncharacterized protein LOC124168937 — translation MEKEITRNPGRWVKVAKATPEQDWGNYTSLMLKSRINPVLRPSASADEAEQMPSIAAESVPQRSASGEKPSTSQTPSWSRRRRSHIEKDGLTSVHKRKAEALTVTTTLSKEEHQWQHELHLIKVEQEKVKLELEKIKLEREIEQLKQDKIRTDLLRKELNK, via the exons ATGGAGAAGGAAATAACGCGGAATCCAGGCAGATGGGTGAAGGTGGCAAAG GCAACACCAGAGCAGGATTGGGGCAATTACACCTCTCTGATGCTGAAAAGCCGCATTAATCCTGTGCTCAGGCCTAGTGCCTCTGCAGATGAAGCAGAGCAGATGCCCAGCATTGCTGCAGAGTCTGTACCACAAAGAAGTGCCTCTGGAGAGAAGCCATCCACTTCACAAACTCCTTCTTGGTCACGAAGAAGGAGGTCACATATTGAGAAGGATGGTCTCACAAGCGTGCACAAGAGGAAGGCAGAGGCATTGACTGTCACAACCACCCTCTCAAAGGAGGAGCATCAGTGGCAGCATGAGTTGCACCTCATAAAAGTGGAGCAGGAGAAGGTGAAGTTGGAGTTGGAGAAAATTAAATTGGAGAGAGAGATTGAGCAGCTCAAGCAGGATAAGATCCGAACAgatttattgagaaaagaattaaataaataa
- the LOC124168654 gene encoding putative nuclease HARBI1 has product MALMRRRLHQLLEDSSDSEEELTKESAMAILALIEQELEFFTDRNEAVSPMSQLLLTLRFYATGGDQLSLADFSGVSKSTAHRIIHRVSCAIAALRPAYIRMPNSPQAILDAQMAFYGISRFPKAIGAMDCTHVRIRSPGGDEAERFRNRKGYFSLNVQAICSAKMEFTDIVARWPGSTHDSSIFNNCNQRALFEQGAYGDSVLLVDAGYACRTYLMPPLNVTRTPQENLFNESQIRSRNVVERLFGCWKRRFPILAVGMNVKLENTFTIIVATAVLHNILRRAGDEMPMDDP; this is encoded by the exons ATGGCGTTGATGCGCAGGCGACTTCATCAGCTCTTGGAAGATTCGAGTGATAGCGAGGAAGA GTTGACGAAAGAATCTGCAATGGCTATTCTTGCTCTCATCGAACAGGAGTTGGAGTTTTTCACGGACAG AAACGAAGCTGTATCACCAATGAGTCAGTTGCTGCTCACATTAAGGTTTTATGCCACTGGTGGTGATCAGCTAAGTTTGGCAGACTTTTCAGGAGTGAGCAAGTCAACTGCCCATAGAATCATCCACAGGGTTAGTTGTGCCATTGCTGCCTTACGTCCAGCATATATTAGAATGCCAAACAGCCCACAGGCAATCCTGGATGCTCAAATGGCATTTTATGGCATTTCCAGGTTTCCAAAGGCCATCGGGGCAATGGATTGCACACATGTGAGAATAAGATCTCCAG GTGGAGATGAAGCCGAACGCTTTCGGAATAGGAAAGGATACTTTTCCCTAAATGTCCAGGCCATCTGCAGTGCCAAGATGGAATTTACGGATATTGTGGCAAGATGGCCAGGCAGCACTCATGACAGCAGCATATTTAACAACTGCAACCAGAGAGCATTATTTGAGCAGGGAGCATATGGTGACTCAGTGTTACTTGTGGATGCAGGATATGCATGCAGGACATACCTCATGCCTCCCCTAAACGTTACAAGGACGCCTCAGGAAAATCTTTTCAACGAATCACAGATAAGATCAAGGAATGTTGTGGAGAGATTGTTTGGATGCTGGAAGAGAAGATTTCCCATATTAGCTGTTGGCATGAATGTGAAGCTGGAAAATACATTTACCATAATAGTAGCCACAGCAGTGTTACACAACATCCTTCGGAGGGCCGGAGATGAAATGCCCATGGATGATCCT